Below is a window of Nocardia asteroides DNA.
GCGGTGCGGGGTTCGAGCCAGCCGAACCCGGCGGCCGCGAGGATCGCGCACGGCATGACCGCCGAACTGAGGATGGGCAGCGAATCGCGCAGGTCCGCGAACCGCTGCGCACGGGTCACGGCCGAAGCCTCACGCACCGACCGGCCGACACCTTCGGCGAACACGTGGGCGATGAACGTCGACAGCGCGGTGCCGAGGACCACGAGGATGCCGACATCGTCGTTCGACGGTGAGACCGGGATCAACGCGGCCAGGATCAGGATGTTGCCGTAGATGTAGGCGCTGATCCGGCCCGCGGCGTTGCGGCGGTCGAGCGGGGCACCCCGGGAGAACAGGGGCCGGTGCAGCATTTCGTGCGTCGAGCCTTCCATCGGGCCTCGCAGTGTTCGTCAGCTGACACTGTGCGCACCCCGGTCAGGGGTGCTACCTCACTATATGCGCGCCGTGCGCCGGGCTGCGGTGCCGCGCGAGGGGCCGGGTCGTGTAGTTTGCACGCCAGGAGCGGCTGTTTCGCCGCTCCTGGGTTTGCTGTCGAATGTTAGGAAAGCTTGATGGGAAGCACTGCCCTCGATGTCATTGCCCTGCTGGTCAACCGTGCCGCCGGTTTCTGGAACTGGATGGCGACCGGCTCGGCGGGTTTCCCGCCGCTGTGATCGTCTGAGCTGAACCCGCGAAACCCCTGGAACCCCGTCGGGTCCGGGGGTTTCGCGCTGTCGGGGGTCCGCACGCGGTCGAGCGTGTCGTACCCCGGCGTTACCGTTGGCGCACAGCCCATGTCGAGGAGGGTGACGATGACCGACAGTGTCGAACGTGTGCGGGAACGAGCGCGGCGTCCGGAGGATCTGAGCCGGTTGGTGGTCGAGCGGCTCAACGCCGGTGACGTGGACGGCCTGGTCGAGTTGTACGAATCCGAGGCGGTGCTGGCGCTGCCCGACGGCGTGGTGGCCACCGGGATCGAGGAGATCCGGGCGGCCTACACCCGGCTGATCGCCGATCGCCCGGTGTTCCAGCCCGGCGCGCAGGCCCCGGCCTTGCGGGCCGGTGACCTGGCGCTGACCTCGTCGCGGCTACCCGGCGGGACCGGCGCGACCGTCGAGGTGGCGCGTCGGCAGCCCGACGGCAGCTGGCGGTGGATCCTGGATCAGCCGAACGTCCTCGGCTGAGGAGAGTCGTTGCGGTGCCGCGGTTTTCGCGGCACCCGCTCAGTTCTGGGTGAGGCCCGTCGAGAACACGACGACGACCTTGTCCGGGGTGACCTCGCTGACCCGCACGTCCGTCCCGTTGGACGCCTGCGACTGCCCGACCGGCACGGTGATCTGCTGGCCACCGACGCTCAGGGTCACCACGTCGCCGTTGACGGCCACGAGCTGCGCCTCGATCCCGAGGACCGAGGCCTTCGCGTCCACCCCGCGATCGAAGGTGACGGTGCAGCCGCCGACCGTGCACTCGGAGGTGGTGCCGGGCCCGGTCATGGTGCAAGCGGTGGCGGCGAGGGGCAACAGGAGGGCGAAAGCGGACAGCGCGATCAGCCGACGAACAGGCATGTCGTCAGTCTAGTGCGCGCGAGCCGGTCGGGACCCAGGAGTGGACTCGGGATCGAAGGTGCAACGGAACGGTCTCGCCGTGTTGCGGGTCGGCCACATCGGGTAATACCGTCGCTGAGAGGTAAC
It encodes the following:
- a CDS encoding YybH family protein, producing MTDSVERVRERARRPEDLSRLVVERLNAGDVDGLVELYESEAVLALPDGVVATGIEEIRAAYTRLIADRPVFQPGAQAPALRAGDLALTSSRLPGGTGATVEVARRQPDGSWRWILDQPNVLG
- a CDS encoding LSm family protein; this encodes MPVRRLIALSAFALLLPLAATACTMTGPGTTSECTVGGCTVTFDRGVDAKASVLGIEAQLVAVNGDVVTLSVGGQQITVPVGQSQASNGTDVRVSEVTPDKVVVVFSTGLTQN